CGCTCGAAAATCATGGCTGTGAGCGCTCCGGTGCGTGATCGAGCAATGGCGCGATGGCGGCATCAATCGCCGCCCGCGCCCTGAAAATGCGGGAGCGCACGGTGCCGATCGGGCAGTCCATGACCTCCGCGATCTCCTCGTAGCTGAGCCCTTCGAGTTCGCGCAGCGTGACCGCCTGACGCAGATCCGCCGGCAGCTTGGCGATGGATTCGGCCACCTGGCTCTTGATTTCTTCGGTGAGCAACTGCGCCTCCGGCGTATCGACGTCGCTCAGATGTTCGGTATGCCCGTAAAGTTCCGCGTCCTGAACATCGATGTCCTGCAGCGCGGGACGACGATTGCGCGATACCAGATGATTCTTCGAAGTGTTGATCGCGATGCGGTAGAGCCAGGTGTAGAACGCGGACTGTCCGCGAAAACCGTTGATCGCCCGGTAGGCCTTGATGAAGCTTTCCTGGGCCACGTCCATGGAATCGGCATCGCCAACCAGGCGGGTGACCAATTGAATGACCTTGTTCTGATACTTGCGAACGAGCACGTCGAAAGCGCGCTTGTCGCCCGCCTGCACTTTCGCCACCAATTGTTGATCGATCTGATCGTCGCTCATCGCCGCCGCATCGCCGCATCTAGGATTGCCCGGCGACCGGCGCGACCGGGCACCCGCGCATATGTCGGAATCGTTACACTTGCTTTGCCGCACATCCACCCGCCGGCGACCGCAAGCGCGCGGAGTTTAACAAGCCGGTGCGTGTGGCGCCCGAATCGGAAATGAATCAAAGACCTGAGTCGCCGGAAGTCCTGATCCTCGGCAGCGGCGCTGCCGGGCTGTCGCTTGCCCTGCGCCTGGCCGACTTCGGCCATCGTGTCACTTTGGTGTCCAAGGGACCACTGGAAAGCGGCTCCACTTTGTGGGCTCAGGGCGGCATTTCCGCGGTTCTCGACGAAACCGACTCGCTGGAGTCGCATGTCGAGGACACCCTCATCGCCGGCGCCGGCCTGTGCGACGAAGCGGCGGTTCGCTTCACCGTGGACCGCGGACCCGCCAGCATCGAATGGCTGATCAATCGCGGTGTGGACTTCACGCGCGACGAGGACGATCCCGCGCAGACGCGGCTGCATCTCACCCGCGAGGGCGGGCACTCGCACCGCCGCGTGGTCCATGCCGCCGATGCCACGGGTCGCGCCGTGGAAACCACGCTGTCCGCAATGGTGGCCGCCCACCCCAACATCCAGGTGCGTGAGCAATGCATGGCGGTGGACCTGATCATCGATGCGCAAGGCCAGCGCGTGCTCGGCGCCTATCTGCTCGACATCGAAAGCGGTGAGGTCGAGGCCGTCGCCGCCAAGGACGTGGCGCTCGCCACCGGTGGCGCCAACATGGTCTACCTGTATTCGAGCAACCCCAACGGCGCCTCCGGAGACGGCATCGCCATGGCCTGGCGGGCCGGCTGCCGCATCAGCAACATGGAATTCATGCAATTCCACCCCACGATCCTGTTCCACGAAGAATCAAGGTCGTTCCTGATTTCCGAGGCCTTGCGCGGCGAAGGCGCGGTACTGCGCCGCCCGGACGGCAGCCGCTTCATGGACGAATTCGACGCACGCGCCGAACTCGCGCCGCGCGACATCGTGGCGCGTGCGATCGACCACGAAATGAAACGACTCGGCGCCGACCACGTCTAC
Above is a window of Gammaproteobacteria bacterium DNA encoding:
- the rpoE gene encoding RNA polymerase sigma factor RpoE, encoding MSDDQIDQQLVAKVQAGDKRAFDVLVRKYQNKVIQLVTRLVGDADSMDVAQESFIKAYRAINGFRGQSAFYTWLYRIAINTSKNHLVSRNRRPALQDIDVQDAELYGHTEHLSDVDTPEAQLLTEEIKSQVAESIAKLPADLRQAVTLRELEGLSYEEIAEVMDCPIGTVRSRIFRARAAIDAAIAPLLDHAPERSQP
- the nadB gene encoding L-aspartate oxidase; the protein is MNQRPESPEVLILGSGAAGLSLALRLADFGHRVTLVSKGPLESGSTLWAQGGISAVLDETDSLESHVEDTLIAGAGLCDEAAVRFTVDRGPASIEWLINRGVDFTRDEDDPAQTRLHLTREGGHSHRRVVHAADATGRAVETTLSAMVAAHPNIQVREQCMAVDLIIDAQGQRVLGAYLLDIESGEVEAVAAKDVALATGGANMVYLYSSNPNGASGDGIAMAWRAGCRISNMEFMQFHPTILFHEESRSFLISEALRGEGAVLRRPDGSRFMDEFDARAELAPRDIVARAIDHEMKRLGADHVYLDITHRPAEFIRSHFPSIHAHCLELGIDITTEWIPVVPAAHYTCGGVLTDLRARTDIDGLYAIGEVACTGLHGANRMASNSLLECLAFAEAAATDIHERLPGQDWPESLRPWDDSQVTDSDEDVVVAHNWQEIRRFMWDYVGIVRSNKRLQRALRRVDLLRGEVEEYYGNYHVSPNLLELRNLLVVADLIVRSALSRTESRGLHYTLDYPETTPGASATILPGRG